In Chryseobacterium salivictor, the DNA window TGAAACTCACGACGTTGAAGGTGCATTCAATTTAAAAGCAGTGGTTCAAAATCAAAGTGAAGTTTTCCGCTCACTGAATTATATCTTTCTTGCAGTTAAAAAAGACAAAGGAAAAAACATGTCTTCTTCAAAACAAGAAAATAAATTTACCCTTCTTCCGAAAGAAACAAAAGTTCTTTCGGAAATTTCTATTAATGCTAATAAAGATGACGCACTGAAAGTTTATCTTTTTATTAAAGATGAAAAAACTGCAAAAGTTATTGCGAAAGACAGTTTGGAAATGAATTCGAAAAATTTCAAAAATGCAGTCTCTTATGAGAAAACAACAAACGAAGAAAATATGATGATGACCAGTTTGGTTATTAATGATTCTAAAACCAGAATTGGTGATGAGTTTTACCGAAAGCTATTTTCTGTATTAATGTTGAATGATATCAAATTTGGATTCAGAGTACGTATTGCAGAACTTCCTTCAACAGGAACAAATATGATGCTTCAGATTTTCGCAAATGATGAAAACATTCTCTCCTTTATGGCCCGGCCAGAAGATGATTATTTAGATGATGCCGTACAACAGACTGTTGCAGGTCTGATAGCATATGATCACGACCGTCAGGTAAATGATAAAGGTTTTATTTATTAACATAAAAAATATTTCCTATGAAAACACTTATTTTATATTTACTCCTGGGAACAGGTTTAGTAAGTGCACAGCAGTTTGTGTACAAGCCAGTAAATCCAGCTTTTGGTGGTGATACTTTTAATTACCAATGGCTTTTAAGTTCAGCTGCTTCCCAAAATCAATTCAAAGGTAACACTTCAGCTTTTAATTCACTGAGCTCGCTGGATAGTTTCACTGAAAGTCTCAATCGGCAGTTATTGAGTCAACTGTCTCAAAAACTCTTCGGAAATCAATTCGGAGATGGAAATTTAAAACCGGGAAATTACACTTTCGGTTCAATGTACGTACAAGTTACACAGTCTGACAAAGGATTAATAGTAAGAATTTTAAATACATCAACAGGTGAGCAGTCAGAGATCATAATCCCGAACTAAGAATTAATATCATGAAAACTTTATTAACAATCAAAATTTTACTCCTGCTCTTCTTGCTAGGGGTAATGAACAGCTGTGGTACAATGATGAATCTGCCCGCCGAGGGAGATAAATCTACATTGGGAGAAATGACTCCCTATACCAAACAGCTCAAAGAATTACCTGCACCGGAAGAAAAAATTGTCATTGGAGTCTATAAATTCAAAGACCAAACCGGTCAGTACAAAATGGCAGAAAATGGCAGCAATTGGAGCACTGCTATCCCACAAGGAACCACCTCTATTTTACTGAAAGCTTTAGAGGATTCTAAATGGTTCCGTCCCATTGAAAGAGAAAATATTGGAAATCTTTTAAATGAACGACAAATTATCAGATCTACCAGAAAAGAATATGAAGTTGCAACCGACGGAAAAACGATTATCAGCGACCAGCTTCCACCTCTACTCTACGCCGGAATCCTTTTAGAAGGAGGAATAGTTTCCTATGATTCCAATGTAATGACGGGCGGAATAGGTGCGCGTTATTTTGGAGTCGGTGGCGGAACTCAGTACCGGCAAGATCGCGTGACAGTTTATCTGCGCGTGGTCTCGAGCATGACGGGCGAAATACTTAAGACCATTTATACTTCCAAAAACATTCTCTCAACTACCGTCAACGGAAGCTTTTTCCGGTATATCGACACGGATAGGATTCTCGAGGCTGAAATGGGCTTCACGCAAAACGAGCCTGTAAGTTTAGCTGTTACGCAGGCGATAGAAAAAGCCGTCTATACATTAATTTTAGAAAGTGTTGAAGATGGAACGTTTCGAATAGAAAAAGTTCATGAAAAAGAATTAAAAGATCTTCTTCAAAAATATCATGCAGAAAAAGAACAAAATACCAATCAGTTGGTGGGAAATAAGTTTTCTGATAAAGAACGGACTCGGGCATCTATATTGGTAATGGCTAACGGGGATTATATCAAAGGTGATTATACCGATGCTAAAATGAATATCGGCGGAAAAGCAGGATTCAAATATTTTTTTAACGATCATGTGAACGCTGAAGTGAGTGTCGGTTATGAAAAATTAGAAAATACAGGAATCGTTAAACATAACTTTATGTACACCGATCTCAATCTCGAATATCTTTTGCTGCCAAAGTTTAGCTTTTCTCCTTACGCTTACGCCGGTCTTGGATCGATGTATCATGGTAAAAATTTCTTTAAATATCAATTTGGGGGCGGCCTGGAGTACTTGCTGGGAAACAATCTCGCTTTTAGACTCAATGCTCAGTATGATATGGGATTTGATGATACCTGGGATGATTTTGTCAATGGCAAACGAAAAGATCAAGCCTTTCATATTGGTATTGGAATTAACTATTATTTTGACCAGGCCAAAAAACTCAATAAAAAAAAATAAAACCATGAAAACGCTATTATATTCTTTATTAGGATCTTTACTGTTTCTTTTCTGCATTTCGTGTAGAGAAGAATTGGTAGGGAAAGTAACAACAGGCACGATTACGGGAAAAGTCGTTAAAAAAGGAAACAATGCTCCGCTGTCTAATGTGAAAATATATACGTCTCCGACTACTCAAACTGTTTTTACTAAAACAGACGGCACATTTATATTAGACAATGTCCCGCTAGGAGATTATTCTTTAAAAGCAGAACTCACCGGTTATTTATCTACATTTCAAGGAGTGAATGTGAAAACACAAGATGGGATAAGTGTTGTTTTTGAAATGTCAGATGATAATTCTTTAAACTCACCCCCTTCAGTCCCAATTTTATTAACTCCAGTGGATCAGTCAGTGGATCAACCTACTTCGGTAAACCTTACCTGGAGCAGCACTGATCCTGATGCTGGAGATTCCTTAAAATTAAAATTTAAAATTATCGTAAAAAACAGTTTAAACAATATTGTCTTCGAGAAAGATAATATTAAAACTAAAAATTATGTTCTAGATAATTTAATTTTTGGAGTCACTTATTTCTGGCAAGTCGTAGCGGATGATACAGTGAATACTCCTGTTTATAGTGCAATTCAGCAATTTAAAGTTTCAGATACTCCTAACAACAGATTTCATTACGTCAAAAAAGCAGGTTCTAATTATTATATAGTTTCCAGCAATGAAGCTGGTCAGAATTTTCAGTTTACGCCAAATTCTGTGAACAGCTGGAGGCCTAAGTTGAATAATGATGCTGGCTTAGTTGCATTCCTGCGAACTGTTGCAGGAACCACTCAAATTTTTACCGCCAAAAAAGATGGTTCTAATTTGAAACAGGTAACTACCACTCAACCGGTATTAGGATATAATTACGAAGATTTAGATTTCAGTTGGAGTACGAATGGAAGCGAACTGTTGTACCCTAGTTTTAATAAACTGTATAAAATAAATAAAGACGGAAGTGGATTAACTTTAGTTTACACCACAACTGACGGAAATTTTATTACCGAATGCGACTGGAGCAATGACGGATCAAAAATAGCTTTAAAGACAAATGATGTTAATGGCTACAATGCCAAAATTTTCATTATCGATTCTTTGGGAAATATTCTGCAGACCATTCTAACCGGACAGACAGGTGCTGCTGGGGGATTAAATTTTTCTATTGCCGGTGATAAAATTATTTTTACAAGAGATATCTCTGGATACGAAAATCTAAATCACAGACAATTGGATTCACATATTTTCCTTTATAATCTAACCACAAATGTTTCTACGGACCTTTCTCTTTTAAGTGAAAAACCTCTTGGCTCAAATGATTTAGATCCTAGATTTTCACCTAATGATGCTGAAATTATTTTTATGAACACTTCCAATGATGGGATTTCTGAGAAAAGCATCTACAAAATACCACTCAATACACTGAATAATACATCGTCCCGAACATTATTATTCAGCGCTGCAGAAATGCCTGATTGGGAATAAGATTTTAAAAGGAATTCATGTACTCATCCTTAATTTTTTAAAGTAAAAAGCAGATCAATATGATCTGCTTTTTCTATTCTAATATTTGAAGTTAAAAGACAACCAATTTATTTTCTAAGGCAAATTTCATTAATTTAGAAGAACTGTTGAGGTTGAACTTGAGCATCATATTTCTTCGGTGGGACTCTACGGTATGGGCGCTGATGAATAGTTTTTCTGCAATTTCTTTAGAGCGCAGCCCTTCACAGATTAAGATCAGAACATCTTTTTCTCTGGCAGTAAGTTCTTCGGCTAAGTTGTGTTTTTTTTCGTCTTCTTCATCAATATTGCAGATAAAATTTAAGAGCGCGCTTTTTGCATCATCACTCACGAAAATTTTTCCGTCAATCACCTGAGTGATTCCTTCCAGAAATTCGGTACTGCTTGTGTCGCGACCAAAATAACATTTTATCCCTTTGTCAAAAAACTTTTTAATAGATCGAACTTCGGCACTGGCAGAATGAATTATTATTTTAAGCGATGGATTTAAATGAAGAAAGTTCTCGATACTTTCATTAACATCTGTAAGGCTTAATCCTAAAGTATTGATAATTAAAATGCTGTCTTTTTCAAGGATTTGATCCTCGAGATGATCGAAATCCATTACTCCTTCAAAATTATATTTTTTTGTGATACCGTATTCGTCTAGAAAACAACGGGTACGTTCTAAATACAATCTTTGCAGATCGTATACAATTATTTTATTTTTCATGATATTTGTGTTTACACGAAATTAACACTAATTTTAATTAAAACCAAATAATTGCAGCATAATAGATTGTTATCAATAATCTAATACTGTTATGATTTGAAAAAAAACATACAAAAGCCTAATATGCCATCAAATATTAATTTTCAATTATCGTGAAAAACAGGATCATTATAACAGAGCTTCTGTTTCTTCTTCATTTTAGTTAATAATATTCTTCAGTTAAATAGGTGAAAATATATCTAATTGAGAAAAATCTGATATTTCTGAGTTTCATTAAATACTTCGAGTAATTCTCCATTAACCTGAATCATGGTTTGCATACTCATAAGTTCAATTTGACTTTCGTCCTCCGGATTTTTAATAAAAAAATTAAGTTTTTGCTCACCTTTATGTTCATCAAACTGATTTCTGAAAAATTCGATATCTTCTTTCCGTAAATCATTGATATCAACTACAACGGTCATTTTCTTTGCAAACTTTTCAAATGCTTCTTTAAGGTCAATAACCTCTGAGACATTCACGAAAACCCGCCCGTCATTGGCTTGTGAAAATTTAATTTTAAAAATAATAAACCTCTGGACATCGATTTTGTCTCTGAATTTCATGTAATCCCTGTCTCCTAAACGGAAAGAATAACTTCCGCTGTAATCTTCCAGCAAAAGAAAAGCAACTTTTTCACCACTATTTCTCCCATCCCGAATACTGTATTCGGTTATCAAACCGGCAACCATATACTCGGGTGTATTGTTTTTCAGGGCTTGTTTTTCCTTCCAGTTTAATTTATCATTATTAAATAAATCCGGCTGATTGGCAAAAACGG includes these proteins:
- a CDS encoding CsgE family curli-type amyloid fiber assembly protein, yielding MKNICKSISLMFLIFCGIKSHAQDLNKVIAKIETHDVEGAFNLKAVVQNQSEVFRSLNYIFLAVKKDKGKNMSSSKQENKFTLLPKETKVLSEISINANKDDALKVYLFIKDEKTAKVIAKDSLEMNSKNFKNAVSYEKTTNEENMMMTSLVINDSKTRIGDEFYRKLFSVLMLNDIKFGFRVRIAELPSTGTNMMLQIFANDENILSFMARPEDDYLDDAVQQTVAGLIAYDHDRQVNDKGFIY
- a CDS encoding curli production assembly/transport component CsgF, with translation MKTLILYLLLGTGLVSAQQFVYKPVNPAFGGDTFNYQWLLSSAASQNQFKGNTSAFNSLSSLDSFTESLNRQLLSQLSQKLFGNQFGDGNLKPGNYTFGSMYVQVTQSDKGLIVRILNTSTGEQSEIIIPN
- a CDS encoding CsgG/HfaB family protein — protein: MKTLLTIKILLLLFLLGVMNSCGTMMNLPAEGDKSTLGEMTPYTKQLKELPAPEEKIVIGVYKFKDQTGQYKMAENGSNWSTAIPQGTTSILLKALEDSKWFRPIERENIGNLLNERQIIRSTRKEYEVATDGKTIISDQLPPLLYAGILLEGGIVSYDSNVMTGGIGARYFGVGGGTQYRQDRVTVYLRVVSSMTGEILKTIYTSKNILSTTVNGSFFRYIDTDRILEAEMGFTQNEPVSLAVTQAIEKAVYTLILESVEDGTFRIEKVHEKELKDLLQKYHAEKEQNTNQLVGNKFSDKERTRASILVMANGDYIKGDYTDAKMNIGGKAGFKYFFNDHVNAEVSVGYEKLENTGIVKHNFMYTDLNLEYLLLPKFSFSPYAYAGLGSMYHGKNFFKYQFGGGLEYLLGNNLAFRLNAQYDMGFDDTWDDFVNGKRKDQAFHIGIGINYYFDQAKKLNKKK
- a CDS encoding carboxypeptidase-like regulatory domain-containing protein, which codes for MKTLLYSLLGSLLFLFCISCREELVGKVTTGTITGKVVKKGNNAPLSNVKIYTSPTTQTVFTKTDGTFILDNVPLGDYSLKAELTGYLSTFQGVNVKTQDGISVVFEMSDDNSLNSPPSVPILLTPVDQSVDQPTSVNLTWSSTDPDAGDSLKLKFKIIVKNSLNNIVFEKDNIKTKNYVLDNLIFGVTYFWQVVADDTVNTPVYSAIQQFKVSDTPNNRFHYVKKAGSNYYIVSSNEAGQNFQFTPNSVNSWRPKLNNDAGLVAFLRTVAGTTQIFTAKKDGSNLKQVTTTQPVLGYNYEDLDFSWSTNGSELLYPSFNKLYKINKDGSGLTLVYTTTDGNFITECDWSNDGSKIALKTNDVNGYNAKIFIIDSLGNILQTILTGQTGAAGGLNFSIAGDKIIFTRDISGYENLNHRQLDSHIFLYNLTTNVSTDLSLLSEKPLGSNDLDPRFSPNDAEIIFMNTSNDGISEKSIYKIPLNTLNNTSSRTLLFSAAEMPDWE
- a CDS encoding response regulator transcription factor, whose product is MKNKIIVYDLQRLYLERTRCFLDEYGITKKYNFEGVMDFDHLEDQILEKDSILIINTLGLSLTDVNESIENFLHLNPSLKIIIHSASAEVRSIKKFFDKGIKCYFGRDTSSTEFLEGITQVIDGKIFVSDDAKSALLNFICNIDEEDEKKHNLAEELTAREKDVLILICEGLRSKEIAEKLFISAHTVESHRRNMMLKFNLNSSSKLMKFALENKLVVF